The following coding sequences lie in one Polynucleobacter necessarius genomic window:
- a CDS encoding ATP-binding cassette domain-containing protein, translating to MLKIQLSQTTPNPLQLNIECVAGELHALVGPSGSGKTTALRTIAGLNNAQIGKIECDGQPWFEANDIQGIIKALSPAQRSCGFLFQQYALLPPSICCRQCLYSAAQHYR from the coding sequence ATGCTCAAAATTCAACTCTCCCAAACCACTCCCAATCCACTGCAACTCAATATTGAGTGTGTAGCTGGCGAACTTCACGCATTAGTGGGCCCCTCAGGTAGCGGCAAGACCACTGCACTTCGTACCATTGCGGGCCTGAATAATGCTCAAATCGGCAAAATTGAATGCGACGGTCAACCATGGTTTGAGGCCAATGATATTCAGGGAATCATCAAAGCTTTGTCTCCTGCACAACGCTCTTGTGGATTTTTATTTCAGCAATACGCCCTCCTTCCCCCATCTATCTGCTGTAGACAATGTTTGTATTCCGCTGCACAACACTATCGATAG
- a CDS encoding ABC transporter permease produces MAWRGITSAAVLTFAHTLGEFGVILMVGGAIPGETKTVSIAIYDKVQSFDTAGAGSLSLLLLGTSLFAIALSYGLFSPSHKAVRRS; encoded by the coding sequence TTGGCTTGGCGCGGTATTACTAGCGCCGCAGTTCTTACTTTCGCTCACACCCTCGGAGAGTTCGGAGTCATTCTGATGGTTGGTGGCGCCATCCCCGGAGAAACCAAAACCGTATCGATTGCCATCTACGACAAAGTACAAAGTTTTGATACTGCTGGCGCAGGTTCGCTCTCGTTATTATTGCTAGGCACCTCACTGTTTGCAATCGCACTATCGTATGGCCTCTTTAGCCCATCACACAAAGCGGTGAGAAGAAGCTAA